The Belonocnema kinseyi isolate 2016_QV_RU_SX_M_011 chromosome 10, B_treatae_v1, whole genome shotgun sequence genome has a window encoding:
- the LOC117181184 gene encoding zonadhesin-like, whose amino-acid sequence MSPSFSVLFFAIVASAIANSQDNTRKTPPETSSCGRFGKWSGCASKCPPKCSTRDIQSHIYCIDVCVEGCRCNPGYLIEDQSGLCVKPKKCKSSKAYKKLQKPDLKPACSGYCT is encoded by the exons ATGTCTCCcagtttttctgttttatttttcgcCATAGTTGCATCAGCCATAGCCAACAGTCAAGACAATACACGCAAAA CTCCACCAGAAACATCAAGCTGTGGACGATTTGGAAAATGGTCCGGGTGTGCCTCAAAGTGTCCACCGAAATGCAGCACTCGAGACATTCAGTCACATATTTATTGTATTGAT gtATGTGTGGAAGGATGCAGATGTAATCCTGGGTATCTAATAGAAGATCAATCCGGTTTGTGCGTTAaacccaaaaaatgcaaaagttctAAGGCATATAAAAAGCTACAAAAACCAGACCTGAAGCCAGCTTGTTCTGGATATTGTACCtaa
- the LOC117181339 gene encoding venom peptide SjAPI-like — translation MSKIFALLFFVSIATVVKSYTYMRGHLLQPEDSACGKYGIYQFCGSACWSQCSSYNPDSEESCLAVCGPGRCQCYDGYIIDDEADNKCVLPQDCKRNSTNKKNHKKS, via the exons atgtctaaaatttttgCTCTCTTATTTTTCGTCTCCATCGCAACTGTCGTCAAAAGCTATACGT ataTGAGAGGACATCTTCTACAGCCAGAAGATTCTGCATGTGGAAAATACGGAATATATCAATTTTGTGGATCAGCGTGTTGGTCCCAATGTAGCAGTTACAACCCCGACTCGGAAGAGTCTTGTCTCGCT gtGTGTGGCCCAGGTCGATGCCAATGCTACGATGGTTATATAATTGACGACGAGGCGGATAATAAATGCGTTTTACCCCAAGACTGTAAGAGAAAttccacaaataaaaaaaatcataagaaatcatga